The proteins below are encoded in one region of Penicillium psychrofluorescens genome assembly, chromosome: 4:
- a CDS encoding uncharacterized protein (ID:PFLUO_006951-T1.cds;~source:funannotate) produces the protein MASTSLRLRVRQFFKERSLKAPDHRRTRAAELTLRESIYPICIVTILFFLWGFSYGLLDTLNKHFQRVLNITQARSSGLQAAYFGAYPLASVGHAAWILRHYGYRAVFIWGLCLYALGALIAIPCIKAKSFGGFCASIFIIGNGLGSLETAANPFITVCGPPRYSEIRINISQAFNGIGTVVAPVLGSYVFFNFSDKRAIENVQWVYLAIAVFVLLLAILFFFSKIPEITDADMEFQASETHVGAEDKPFFQQYKLFHAAFAQFCYTGAQVAIASGFINYATYTRPGTSNSMGSKLYGGAQASFAIGRFFGSFIMRWVRPRWCFVVFITGAIIFIAPAITQGGDIGISMLYIVLFFESICFPTIVALGMRGLGKHTKRGSGYIVGGVVGGACVPPATFAAADAYGNGIAMVVPLVFFVAAWTYALAVNFIPSYRNVVDSFTAAEVGLHGPAEGNAGDVENTAATDKAHVEEQDNAPVADQDRAPVAEQEKAAKPTVS, from the exons ATGGCTTCCACGTCTCTGCGATTACGCGTTAGGCAATTCTTCAAGGAGCGATCGCTCAAGGCGCCTGACCACCGCCGCACGAGGGCCGCCGAACTTACCCTGCGGGAGTCCATCTACCCCATCTGCATTGTCACCATCTTATTCTTCCTCTGGGGCTTCAGTTACGGCCTGCTTGACACCCTCAATAAACATTTCCAGCGTGTCCTGAACATTACTCAGGCGCGTTCGTCTGGTCTGCAGGCCGCCTACTTTGG TGCCTACCCGCTAGCCTCTGTTGGCCATGCCGCCTGGATCCTACGTCACTATGGCTATCGCGCCGTCTTCATCTGGGGTCTCTGTCTTTACGCTCTAGGTGCCTTGATTGCTATTCCCTgcatcaaggccaagtcCTTCGGCGGATTCTGCGCTTCTATCTTTATTATTGGCAATGGCCTTGGCTCACTAGAGACGGCCGCCAATCCGTTCATCACCG TTTGCGGCCCACCACGGTATTCGGAGATCCGCATCAACATTTCCCAAGCCTTCAATGGTATTGGCACTGTTGTCGCCCCCGTCCTCGGCTCCTACGTTTTCTTCAACTTTAGCGATAAGCGCGCCATCGAGAACGTCCAATGGGTCTACCTCGCTATTGCGGTCTTTgtgctcctcctcgccatactgttcttcttttcgaaGATCCCAGAAATTACTGATGCCG ACATGGAATTCCAAGCTAGTGAGACACACGTCGGTGCCGAAGATAAGCCCTTCTTTCAGCAGTACAAGCTCTTCCACGCGGCCTTTGCCCAATTCTGCTACACTGGTGCCCAGGTCGCTATCGCCAGCGGCTTCATCAACTACGCCACATACACCCGCCCCGGCACGAGCAACTCTATGGGGTCGAAGCTCTACGGCGGCGCCCAGGCGTCTTTCGCCATCGGTCGATTCTTCGGATCCTTCATCATGAGATGGGTCCGTCCGCGCTGGTGCTTCGTCGTCTTTATCACTggcgccatcatcttcataGCGCCAGCCATCACGCAAGGCGGAGATATCGGCATATCCATGCTCTACATCGTCCTTTTCTTCGAGTCCATCTGCTTCCCCACCATCGTCGCCCTGGGCATGCGCGGCCTCGGCAAGCACACCAAGCGTGGAAGTGGGTATATCGTCGGTGGTGTGGTCGGCGGCGCCTGCGTTCCTCCCGCAACATtcgccgccgctgatgcCTATGGCAATGGTATCGCCATGGTGGTCCCtcttgttttctttgttgCTGCTTGGACGTACGCGTTGGCTGTCAACTTTATTCCTAGCTACAGGAATGTGGTCGATTCCTTTACTGCAGCTGAGGTTGGTCTGCATGGACCCGCGGAGGGCAACGCAGGGGATGTTGAAAATACGGCTGCGACTGACAAGGCGCATGTTGAGGAGCAGGATAATGCGCCTGTTGCAGATCAAGATCGTGCGCCTGTTGCGGAACaggagaaggctgccaaACCTACTGTTTCGTGA
- a CDS encoding uncharacterized protein (ID:PFLUO_006955-T1.cds;~source:funannotate), with protein sequence MADSELPHRPKPEETKEAPAEGGDSKNASKNALKKAAKDKAKAEKAAARAAQEKAQAAAQDANDTAKHLYGPIPPTEDVLPSIRFADLTDDHYEKEVTVVARVDNARVQSAKLAFLMLRQQGQKVQAVIAAAEPISRQMIKYTGGLNVNSIIQVTGIVKKPEIPISSASLSHLEIHIRKVYMISEAQQMLPMQVKDAERPPPEGSEEGQVDAEGAPIVTLKTRLDNRVLDLQTETSQAITWISSGVSELFAEYMIKSGSRWIFTPKMVGAATEGGSNVFEIKYFKRNAFLAQSPQLYKQMCIAGDMDNVFEIAPVFRAEDSNTHRHLTEFSGLDFEKTFRHHYHEVLEFAEDLLVFILSQLKERYADKIAIIQKSYPKAGDFKLPKDGKALRLNYMDGVALLKEAGVDMSEQERFENDFSTAMEKQLGLIIREKYDTDFYVLDKFPMAVRPFYTKADPQDPRLSNSYDFFMRGEEIMSGAQRIHDIKELEESMRAKGLDPQHEGFDDYLNAFRQGCSPHAGGGLGLNRIVMFFLGLPNVRLATLFPRDPQRLRP encoded by the exons ATGGCGGACTCCGAATTGCCCCACCGTCCCAAGCCCGAAGAGACCAAAGAAGCTCCCGCGGAGGGCGGTGATTCCAAGAACGCCAGCAAGAATGCGCTGAagaaggcggccaaggacAAAGCTAAAGCAGAGAAGGCGGCCGCACGCGCAGCCCAGGAAAAGGCTCAGGCCGCGGCCCAGGATGCCAATGACACGGCCAAGCACCTCTATGGCCCGATCCCTCCGACGGAGGATGTTCTGCCCTCGATCCGGTTCGCTGATCTGACCGATGACCACTATGAGAAGGAGGTCACCGTGGTGGCACGTGTGGACAATGCGCGCGTGCAGAGCGCCAagctggccttcttgatgCTGCGCCAGCAGGGCCAGAAGGTGCAGGCCGTGATTGCGGCTGCAGAGCCCATCTCAAGACAGATGATCAAGTACACTGGTGGTTTGAATGTCAACTCCATTATCCAGGTCACCGGTATTGTGAAGAAGCCCGAGATCCCCATCTCGTCCGCCTCGTTGAGCCACCTCGAGATCCACATCCGCAAGGTCTACATGATCTCCGAGGCGCAGCAAATGCTGCCCATGCAGGTCAAGGATGCTGAGCGCCCACCACCAGAGGGGTCCGAAGAAGGCCAGGTCGACGCTGAGGGTGCGCCCATCGTCACCCTCAAGACCCGTCTCGATAACCGGGTGCTCGACCTGCAGACTGAGACCAGCCAGGCTATCACCTGGATCTCGAGCGGAGTGTCGGAGCTGTTTGCCGAGTACATGATCAAGAGCGGCTCGCGGTGGATCTTCACACCGAAGATGGTGGGTGCCGCTACGGAGGGTGGCAGTAATGTCTTTGAGATCAAGTACTTCAAGCGCAATGCCTTCCTGGCGCAGAGTCCTCAGTTGTACAAGCAGATGTGTATTGCCGGTGACATGGATAACGTGTTTGAGATTGCACCGGTGTTCCGTGCAGAGGATAGCAACACCCACCGTCACTTGACTGAG TTCTCCGGTCTCGATTTCGAAAAGACTTTCCGCCACCACTACCACGAAGTGCTGGAGTTCGCCGAGGACCTCCTGGTGTTCATTCTCTCCCAGCTGAAGGAGCGGTACGCGGATAAGATTGCGATCATCCAAAAGTCGTACCCCAAGGCCGGCGACTTCAAATTGCCCAAGGACGGCAAGGCGCTGCGACTGAACTACATGGACGGCGTGGCCTTGCTGAAGGAGGCGGGTGTGGACATGTCGGAACAGGAGCGGTTCGAGAACGACTTCAGCAcggcgatggagaagcagctgggTCTTATCATCCGCGAAAAGTACGACACGGACTTCTACGTGCTGGACAAGTTCCCCATGGCCGTGCGGCCCTTTTACACCAAGGCTGACCCGCAAGACCCGCGCCTTTCCAACTCGTACGACTTCTTCATgcgcggcgaggagatcatGTCGGGTGCGCAGCGTATCCACGacatcaaggagctggaggagtcGATGCGCGCCAAGGGCCTCGACCCGCAACACGAGGGCTTCGACGACTACCTCAACGCTTTCCGCCAGGGCTGCTCGCCGCACGCCGGTGGTGGTCTGGGCCTGAACCGGATCGTCATGTTTTTCCTGGGTCTGCCCAATGTTCGCCTGGCCACGCTCTTCCCTCGCGACCCGCAGCGTCTGCGGCCGTAA
- a CDS encoding uncharacterized protein (ID:PFLUO_006956-T1.cds;~source:funannotate), giving the protein MSASVYLPAEVVVNIVEFVFGEDTTFLPDQKEKQRDLRSCCLVSRQWYSASIGFLYHRPCFLKGNSFVQFTNTVCPPVGTRRKRNVDLGSLVHCLDLGGLVHHSSNSLTARLLGRVKKNLEYFVAPRVSFAVNSLPALAKCHKLRYLDLCQIHGEIEFMTMKKAISHLHELDTLFLPPLPFCPSVDEDAAGIWPSSLKCLWLTGVVQLASMPSFVFPPALESLVLQHCRNLRLSVFERILNRPQLESLLSLSLFDVSFYEREDGDSSAIYYLPNLVYLGISWDFLERLLILPSLPLSFFGPLSTLPIKVLEIRGDFYEEEETFDPEKLIKALTSNLSSLRALRLQQRPAFLDSSHAEEIEHLLWRHILALPQERLDDEDLYHEDMGIVISDMAYEEARKLPDVERTIRFPAYRYME; this is encoded by the exons ATGTCTGCGTCGGTCTATCTCCCAGCGGAAGTCGTCGTCAACATTGTTGAATTTGTCTTCGGCGAGGATACGACATTCCTGCCGGACCAGAAGGAGAAACAACGGGACCTACGTAGCTGCTGCTTGGTGTCACGCCAGTGGTACTCGGCTTCTATCGGCTTCCTTTATCATCGGCCATGTTTCTTGAAGGGAAACAGCTTTGTCCAGTTTACAAACACTGTCTGCCCGCCTGTGGGAACTAGGAGAAAGCGAAATGTTGACCTGGGGTCGCTGGTGCACTGCTTGGACCTGGGTGGCTTAGTCCATCACAGTTCCAACAGTCTGACGGCACGGCTGTTAGGTCGAGTCAAGAAGAATCTGGAGTATTTTGTAGCTCCAAGAGTCTCCTTTGC GGTGAATAGCCTTCCGGCATTGGCCAAGTGCCACAAACTCCGCTATCTCGACCTCTGCCAGATCCATGGAGAGATCGAGTTCATGACTATGAAAAAGGCCATCAGCCACCTTCATGAGCTGGACACATTATTTCTACCACCATTACCATTCTGCCCTAGCGTCGATGAAGACGCGGCTGGGATTTGGCCGTCTTCCCTGAAATGTCTATGGCTCACCGGTGTCGTCCAACTAGCTTCGATGCCTTCATTCGTCTTCCCTCCAGCGCTCGAAAGCCTTGTTTTACAGCATTGCCGGAATCTTAGGCTGTCAGTCTTTGAGAGAATCCTGAATAGGCCACAGCTTGAGTCGCTTTTGTCGCTTTCCCTATTTGATGTCAGCTTCTACGAGCGTGAGGACGGCGACAGCTCTGCCATCTACTATCTTCCAAACCTTGTTTACCTTGGGATTTCATGGGACTTCCTCGAGCGCCTCCTGATTCTTCCGTCACTGCCACTTTCATTTTTCGGTCCCTTGTCTACCTTGCCTATCAAAGTCCTTGAGATCAGAGGTGACTTTtacgaagaggaagaaacTTTCGACCCAGAAAAGCTGATTAAAGCGCTGACATCGAACCTTTCCAGCCTTCGCGCCTTGCGTCTGCAACAACGGCCTGCCTTTCTGGACTCCTCACACGCAGAAGAGATTGAGCATCTCCTTTGGAGACACATCCTTGCTCTTCCGCAAGAACggctggacgacgaggacctCTATCACGAGGATATGGGGATTGTGATTTCAGATATGGCGTATGAAGAAGCACGGAAACTTCCGGATGTTGAGAGAACCATTCGTTTTCCAGCCTATCGCTACATGGAGTAG
- a CDS encoding uncharacterized protein (ID:PFLUO_006953-T1.cds;~source:funannotate): protein MSDKRKPSMSPPPFKRPRISYDDGNDKANSVTPHERPRNHPIYGQKSAFPGLDEGRDELFYGPAEDGLEYLRMVRSEASSLPSLFIAPVQIEDTPVAPEPQSESNTFKSSRKPPAHQTPGFWEDEAYIAPADSGTDHQSSRKEGIYPPAQASYYNLLHHRFLLLRSTLRCVPPPETIAALDDTHPISLPRHALPARKEWRRLLLTVDPQMAQLACMDLDSVLGVLGIMARLMSETVRGGSAERVRRIGAWAWGLLGKCREVGQLATEEVGAIRELGKRVGTILAKIKEAEGAQDPGEDEDVDLSDLETGEGGDGLEEESEVQDTTTEEVETVEDESAELEAAKARLQAQLDGNLDSELSAGDSGVATVEDVAKQVRIMLDMIITVVGEYFGQRDLLDSREVWAV, encoded by the exons atgTCCGACAAGAGGAAGCCATCCATGTCCCCACCCCCCTTCAAACGACCCCGAATCTCCTACGACGATGGTAACGACAAGGCCAACTCGGTGACGCCCCACGAGCGACCGCGCAACCACCCCATCTACGGCCAGAAGAGCGCGTTCCCGGGACTGGACGAAGGCCGCGATGAGCTGTTTTACGGTCCCGCGGAGGATGGACTGGAGTATTTGCGTATGGTCCG ATCCGAAGCGAGCTCGTTGCCGTCGCTATTCATTGCACCCGTTCAGATAGAAGATACTCCGGTGGCACCAGAGCCTCAATCCGAGTCGAATACCTTCAAATCCTCGCGAAAACCACCCGCGCATCAAACACCCGGCTTCTGGGAGGACGAAGCATACATCGCACCAGCAGACTCAGGCACCGACCACCAATCGTCTCGAAAAGAGGGAATTTACCCCCCAGCACAAGCATCATACTACAACCTCCTTCATCAccgcttccttctcctccgctCCACCCTGCGCTGCGTTCCACCACCGGAAACCATCGCCGCACTGGACGACACACACCCGATCAGTCTCCCGCGCCATGCTCTGCCGGCGCGCAAAGAATGGCGCCGGCTGCTACTTACGGTGGATCCACAGATGGCACAGCTAGCATGCATGGATCTGGACAGCGTGCTCGGTGTGTTGGGTATCATGGCACGACTGATGTCCGAGACCGTGCGCGGTGGGAGCGCCGAGCGCGTGCGCCGCATCGGAgcttgggcttgggggcTGCTGGGGAAGTGCCGTGAGGTTGGACAGCTGGCTACAGAGGAGGTGGGTGCGATTCGGGAGTTGGGGAAGAGGGTAGGCACGATTTTGGCAAAGATCaaggaggcggagggtgcTCAGGATCCTggtgaagacgaagatgTCGATCTGTCTGATTTGGAGActggggaaggaggagatggtctggaagaagagagcgaggTGCAGGACACTACTACGGAGGAAGTTGAGACCGTTGAAGACGAGTCCGCTGAGCTAGAGGCGGCGAAAGCGCGATTACAGGCTCAGTTGGATGGTAATCTTGATTCTGAGTTGTCCGCTGGGGATTCGGGAGTTGCAACGGTAGAGGATGTTGCGAAGCAGGTTCGCATAATGCTTGATATGATCATCACGGTGGTCGGCGAGTACTTTGGCCAGCGCGATCTACTGGATTCCCGCGAGGTCTGGGCTGTTTAG
- a CDS encoding uncharacterized protein (ID:PFLUO_006952-T1.cds;~source:funannotate), which translates to MGQLSDSDIPLETVYHGDRPPSYNDVIDPSSSNPDESSIPGARNVVWDEKAGIVTLSSSLTESPRRLYQLIAQQALLPPRQYIHIQGHKDNETDFNFTLDVTPTLLHLGEDNREWHDIRVVRDGDGQEAYRGAIIPTLHWEEPSSLKVLRQTIDLEDGDENPEDQILLGATVDGSNEGTPTLMGWCERFCRDPARVKSFTFKRELKGFDLEPMRSELRSYLRSLNYRGKIEITASIPNNFITVYSPHWINRLRNNSFVWWLCVLLQLWIVMWPVIAILERHFEVVHSEWRSSREVEDSTAPSGRRKIYAHGRDEAKLADFWAAAVMQLAWDQRDGAEILTEADLTRLERRGQERMERIGRSVPSDRNGVADSTAEDTQASRRGPAIPGVGAGGYDFQAGWGVQAGWGANTHSTTS; encoded by the exons ATGGGCCAACTATCCGACTCGGATATTCCTCTCGAAACTGTCTACCATGGCGATCGCCCCCCGTCGTACAACGATGTGATCGACCCCTCATCCTCTAACCCAGACGAAAGCTCTATTCCAGGCGCTCGGAATGTCGTTTGGGACGAGAAGGCCGGTATCGTGACACTATCGTCTTCGCTTACTGAAAGCCCACGTAGGCTCTACCAGCTCATTGCCCAGCAAGCCCTACTGCCACCGCGGCAATATATTCACATCCAGGGGCATAAGGACAACGAAACGGATTTCAATTTCACGCTTGACGTGACGCCTACCTTACTACACCTTGGCGAAGATAATAGGGAGTGGCACGACATTCGCGTTGTTCGCGACGGGGACGGCCAGGAAGCGTACCGTGGTGCCATTATTCCGACTCTCCACTGGGAGGAGCCTTCTAGTCTCAAAGTCCTTCGTCAGACAATAGACTTGGAGGATGGAGACGAGAATCCAGAGGACCAGATCCTCCTAGGCGCGACCGTAGATGGCTCGAACGAAGGCACCCCTACTCTGATGGGCTGGTGTGAACGGTTCTGTCGCGATCCTGCTAGAGTCAAATC GTTTACCTTCAAACGGGAGCTAAAAGGGTTCGACCTTGAGCCTATGCGCTCTGAACTTAGGTCGTACCTCCGTTCGCTCAACTACCGCGGTAAAATTGAAATTACAGCCTCTATTCCGAACAATTTCATCACTGTCTACTCACCACACTGGATCAACCGACTACGGAACAACTCGTTCGTCTGGTGGCTTTGCGTTCTCCTACAGCTGTGGATCGTGATGTGGCCGGTGATAGCAATACTCGAGAGACACTTCGAGGTCGTGCATTCAGAGTGGAGGTCCTCccgcgaggtcgaggattCCACTGCGCCGTCCGGGCGAAGGAAGATCTATGCGCATGGGCGCGATGAGGCGAAACTAGCAGACTTCTGGGCCGCCGCAGTAATGCAGTTAGCGTGGGACCAACGAGACGGCGCCGAAATTCTGACGGAGGCGGACCTAACGCGTCTTGAGCGGCGCGGTCAAGAACGCATGGAACGGATCGGACGGTCAGTGCCATCGGATCGGAATGGAGTGGCTGATTCGACAGCTGAGGATACGCAGGCCAGTAGGCGTGGGCCTGCGATTCCCGGCGTGGGGGCTGGAGGGTACGATTTCCAAGCTGGATGGGGTGTCCAAGCTGGATGGGGTGCGAATACCCATTCGACGACCTCATAG
- a CDS encoding uncharacterized protein (ID:PFLUO_006957-T1.cds;~source:funannotate), which translates to MRQPVWQSLSLLQRASSHYRVPIGRRAIQTASSRIPNFAFAFDIDGVLLRSSKPIPGAADSLALLKKQGIPFILLTNGGGKHETERVAEISDKLQVPLDPSVIVQSHSPFAELVKGVDEASSLENKCVLVVGGDGDNCRRVAEQYGFKNVVTPGDIFTAYPSVWPFSKNFQDYYNTFSRPLPKPIDPTNPTKGLKFDAVFVFNDPRDWALDTQVIMDVLMSSQGVMGTLSGTNGRTDLPNHGYQQDGQPPLYFSNPDLWWAAAYPLPRLGQGGFREALEGVWAATTGGPSKGIELKKTVIGKPFQGTYEFAERQLLRNRAAAFGNDASLPPLQKVYMIGDNPESDIRGANSYRSDIGSSWHSILVRTGVYTGGEPAWTPKTITDNVQAAVEWALKSSKWT; encoded by the exons ATGAGACAACCAGTGTGGCAGTCTCTCAGCCTGCTGCAGCGCGCATCATCCCATTACCGCGTCCCCATCGGTCGCCGCGCTATCCAAACAGCCAGTTCGCGCATCCCGAACTTCGCCTTTGCGTTCGA CATCGATGGTGTCCTTCTCCGATCCTCCAAACCCATCCCCGGCGCCGCGGACTCGTTGGCACTCCTGAAGAAACAGGGCATCCCCTTCATCCTACTCACCAATGGCGGCGGGAAACACGAAACAGAGCGCGTGGCTGAGATCAGTGACAAGCTGCAAGTCCCATTGGATCCATCCGTGATTGTCCAGAGCCATTCGCCTTTTgcggagctggtcaaggGTGTTGACGAGGCGAGCTCGCTGGAGAATAAATGCGTGCTGGTGGTAGGGGGTGATGGCGACAACTGCCGGCGTGTAGCGGAACA ATATGGCTTCAAAAATGTGGTGACACCGGGAGATATTTTCACTGCCTATCCATCCGTCTGGCCGTTCTCGAAGAACTTCCAGGATTACTATAACACATTTTCCCGGCCTCTACCGAAGCCAATCGACCCGACAAACCCGACCAAAGGCCTCAAATTCGACGCCGTGTTCGTGTTCAACGACCCACGCGACTGGGCTCTGGACACGCAGGTCATCATGGACGTCTTAATGTCCTCCCAGGGAGTGATGGGTACGCTATCAGGGACGAACGGCAGAACCGATCTCCCCAATCACGGCTACCAACAAGACGGCCAACCGCCTCTATACTTCTCGAACCCGGATCTGTGGTGGGCAGCCGCATACCCGCTGCCACGACTCGGGCAGGGTGGATTCCGCGAGGCCCTGGAGGGCGTCTGGGCCGCGACGACAGGCGGACCCAGCAAAGGCATcgagctgaagaagaccgTCATCGGCAAGCCCTTCCAGGGAACATATGAGTTCGCGGAGCGGCAACTGCTTCGGAATCGGGCGGCCGCCTTTGGAAACGACGCGAGTCTTCCGCCGCTGCAGAAGGTGTACATGATTGGCGATAATCCGGAGTCAGATATCCGGGGCGCCAACTCTTATCGCAGCGATATCGGCAGTAGCTGGCACTCGATTCTCGTGCGGACGGGTGTTTATACGGGCGGCGAGCCCGCCTGGACGCCAAAGACCATCACGGATAATGTACAAGCGGCGGTAGAGTGGGCGCTCAAATCTTCCAAATGGACTTGA
- a CDS encoding uncharacterized protein (ID:PFLUO_006950-T1.cds;~source:funannotate) translates to MNELATVAGYPDDQFPTAPFDRASDYLQSVANEHLVHLWTQRNLADDPEIAQERFIARHRFAQLISKYYPEDCGLFIPFCDDMRPSNMLIDPETLRITAILDFEFTNAMPAEFTYDPPWWLLLSGPEMWLERCAMEEFLTLYGPRMEQFLRALARVEIEMALGVKQPGEPSLSTRMRDSWRTGRFWFDYAARKSFDVDTIYWAALHTDGAGVELLDDKARAEMESFTETKMEQLKAYKEECTARFSSET, encoded by the coding sequence ATGAACGAGTTAGCCACTGTCGCTGGTTACCCTGATGATCAATTTCCAACCGCGCCGTTTGACCGTGCAAGTGATTATCTGCAATCAGTCGCGAACGAGCACTTGGTCCACCTTTGGACCCAGCGCAACCTTGCCGACGATCCGGAAATCGCTCAGGAGCGGTTCATTGCCCGTCATCGGTTCGCACAGCTGATTTCAAAGTACTATCCTGAGGACTGCGGGCTATTTATACCCTTCTGCGACGACATGCGACCTTCGAATATGCTTATAGACCCAGAAACACTCCGGATCACTGCCATTCTCGATTTCGAGTTTACGAATGCCATGCCAGCTGAGTTCACGTATGACCCGCCCTGGTGGCTGTTGCTCTCTGGACCGGAAATGTGGCTGGAACGCTGTGCGATGGAAGAGTTTTTGACTCTCTATGGGCCTAGAATGGAGCAATTCTTGCGAGCTTTAGCGCGAGTGGAAATTGAAATGGCATTAGGGGTCAAACAACCCGGTGAACCGTCTCTTTCTACCCGGATGCGCGATTCATGGAGGACTGGGCGATTTTGGTTCGACTATGCGGCAAGGAAGAGCTTCGATGTTGACACCATCTATTGGGCTGCATTACATACCGACGGTGCGGGTGTTGAGTTGCTTGACGATAAAGCGCGTGCCGAGATGGAGTCATTTACGGAGACTAAGatggagcagctgaaggCATATAAGGAGGAGTGTACTGCTCGTTTTTCCTCGGAGACGTAG